One genomic window of Solanum stenotomum isolate F172 chromosome 9, ASM1918654v1, whole genome shotgun sequence includes the following:
- the LOC125877047 gene encoding nucleobase-ascorbate transporter 1 isoform X1, with product MLGTFLFLFIYSPWRSGVGHLELMRERLTFSKLATFETFLWGSVFLCAYKVETILLAFQNYILVLGTSVMIPSALVPLMGGSDGDKARVIQTLLFVAGINTLLQALFGTRLPAVVGGSFAYVIPIVYIISDSHLQRISDPHVRFVHTMRAIQGALIVAASIQIILGYSQVWGLFSRFFSPLGMAPVVGLVGFGLFQRGFPALGNCIEIGLPMLLLVIGLSQYLKNVKPMRDFPIFERFPVLICVSIIWIYSIILTASGAYHGKHAITQHNCRTDRANLISTAPWFKLPYPLQWGPPTFAAGHSFAMMSAVVVSMVESTGAYMAASRLAIATPPPAYVLSRGIGWQGIGILLDGLFGTCTGSTVSVENVGLLGLTRVGSRRVVQISAGFMIFFSMLGKFGAVFASIPFPIYAALYCVLFGLVGSVGLSFLQFTNLNCMRNLIITGLSLFLGISIPQFFNEYWYPARHGLVQTNAGWFNAFVNTIFTSPPMVGLIVAVFLDNTLDVEKAKKDRGMPWWVKFRTFRGDNRNEEFYTLPFNLNRFFPPT from the exons ATGCTGGGGACAttcttgtttttgtttatttactCCCCTTGGAGGAGTGGAGTGGGCCATTTAGAATTGATGAGAGAAAGGTTAACATTTTCAAAGTTGGCAACTTTTGAAACATTTCTTTGGGGTTCTGTGTTTTTGTGTGCCTATAAAG TTGAAACCATCTTGTTAGCCTTTCAAAATTACATATTAGTGCTCGGCACAAGTGTGATGATCCCCTCAGCGCTTGTACCCTTAATGGGCGGATCAGAT GGGGACAAAGCAAGGGTTATACAAACGCTACTCTTTGTGGCTGGAATAAATACACTTCTCCAAGCACTGTTTGGAACTCGGTTGCCCGCTGTTGTTGGAGGTTCCTTTGCATATGTCATTCCAATAGTCTATATAATTAGCGACTCACATCTTCAACGAATTAGTGATCCACATGTA AGATTTGTACATACGATGCGAGCTATTCAAGGAGCTTTAATTGTTGCAGCTAGcattcaaattattttgggaTACAGCCAAGTTTGGGGGCTCTTCTCACG GTTTTTCAGTCCCCTTGGGATGGCACCTGTTGTGGGATTAGTTGGTTTCGGCTTATTTCAGCGAGGTTTTCCTGCA CTAGGGAATTGCATTGAAATTGGGCTTCCAATGCTATTGTTGGTCATTGGCTTGTCACAA TATCTAAAGAATGTTAAACCAATGAGGGATTTTCCAATTTTCGAGCGATTCCCTGTTTTGATTTGTGTTTCCATTATCTGGATATATTCCATTATTCTGACGGCTAGTGGGGCGTACCATGGCAAACATGCTATAACTCAACATAATTGCCGCACTGATAGAGCAAATCTCATTTCTACTGCTCCATG GTTCAAATTACCATATCCCCTGCAATGGGGTCCTCCTACTTTTGCAGCGGGGCATTCTTTTGCTATGATGTCTGCAGTTGTTGTCTCAATGGTTGAG TCAACCGGAGCTTATATGGCGGCATCTCGTCTTGCAATTGCCACTCCACCTCCTGCCTATGTACTAAGCCGTGGCATTGGATGGCAG GGAATAGGCATTTTGCTTGATGGACTTTTTGGAACATGCACTGGTTCCACTGTTTCTGT AGAAAATGTGGGACTTCTTGGATTGACTCGAGTTGGAAGTCGCAGAGTTGTTCAAATTTCTGCTGGTTTCATGATATTCTTTTCTATGCTTG GGAAGTTTGGGGCTGTTTTTGCATCGATACCTTTCCCGATATATGCGGCACTGTATTGTGTTCTGTTTGGACTTGTAG GCTCCGTTGGATTATCATTTCTTCAGTTCACAAATTTGAATTGTATGAGGAATCTCATTATAACGGGACTATCACTGTTCCTCGGGATATCAATTCCACAATTTTTCAATGAATATTGGTATCCAGCTCGTCATGGTCTTGTTCAAACCAACGCCGGATGG TTCAATGCATTTGTCAATACTATATTCACGTCACCTCCAATGGTGGGGCTAATAGTTGCTGTGTTTCTTGACAACACATTGGATGTGGAGAAAGCAAAGAAAGACCGGGGCATGCCTTGGTGGGTGAAGTTCAGAACTTTCAGAGGTGACAACAGAAACGAAGAATTCTACACGTTGCCATTCAATCTCAACCGGTTCTTTCCTCCTACGTAG
- the LOC125877047 gene encoding nucleobase-ascorbate transporter 1 isoform X2, whose translation MTMADISHPPMEQLQDLEYCIDSNPPWVETILLAFQNYILVLGTSVMIPSALVPLMGGSDGDKARVIQTLLFVAGINTLLQALFGTRLPAVVGGSFAYVIPIVYIISDSHLQRISDPHVRFVHTMRAIQGALIVAASIQIILGYSQVWGLFSRFFSPLGMAPVVGLVGFGLFQRGFPALGNCIEIGLPMLLLVIGLSQYLKNVKPMRDFPIFERFPVLICVSIIWIYSIILTASGAYHGKHAITQHNCRTDRANLISTAPWFKLPYPLQWGPPTFAAGHSFAMMSAVVVSMVESTGAYMAASRLAIATPPPAYVLSRGIGWQGIGILLDGLFGTCTGSTVSVENVGLLGLTRVGSRRVVQISAGFMIFFSMLGKFGAVFASIPFPIYAALYCVLFGLVGSVGLSFLQFTNLNCMRNLIITGLSLFLGISIPQFFNEYWYPARHGLVQTNAGWFNAFVNTIFTSPPMVGLIVAVFLDNTLDVEKAKKDRGMPWWVKFRTFRGDNRNEEFYTLPFNLNRFFPPT comes from the exons ATGACAATGGCTGACATTTCTCATCCTCCAATGGAACAACTTCAAGACCTTGAGTACTGCATAGACTCAAATCCTCCATGGG TTGAAACCATCTTGTTAGCCTTTCAAAATTACATATTAGTGCTCGGCACAAGTGTGATGATCCCCTCAGCGCTTGTACCCTTAATGGGCGGATCAGAT GGGGACAAAGCAAGGGTTATACAAACGCTACTCTTTGTGGCTGGAATAAATACACTTCTCCAAGCACTGTTTGGAACTCGGTTGCCCGCTGTTGTTGGAGGTTCCTTTGCATATGTCATTCCAATAGTCTATATAATTAGCGACTCACATCTTCAACGAATTAGTGATCCACATGTA AGATTTGTACATACGATGCGAGCTATTCAAGGAGCTTTAATTGTTGCAGCTAGcattcaaattattttgggaTACAGCCAAGTTTGGGGGCTCTTCTCACG GTTTTTCAGTCCCCTTGGGATGGCACCTGTTGTGGGATTAGTTGGTTTCGGCTTATTTCAGCGAGGTTTTCCTGCA CTAGGGAATTGCATTGAAATTGGGCTTCCAATGCTATTGTTGGTCATTGGCTTGTCACAA TATCTAAAGAATGTTAAACCAATGAGGGATTTTCCAATTTTCGAGCGATTCCCTGTTTTGATTTGTGTTTCCATTATCTGGATATATTCCATTATTCTGACGGCTAGTGGGGCGTACCATGGCAAACATGCTATAACTCAACATAATTGCCGCACTGATAGAGCAAATCTCATTTCTACTGCTCCATG GTTCAAATTACCATATCCCCTGCAATGGGGTCCTCCTACTTTTGCAGCGGGGCATTCTTTTGCTATGATGTCTGCAGTTGTTGTCTCAATGGTTGAG TCAACCGGAGCTTATATGGCGGCATCTCGTCTTGCAATTGCCACTCCACCTCCTGCCTATGTACTAAGCCGTGGCATTGGATGGCAG GGAATAGGCATTTTGCTTGATGGACTTTTTGGAACATGCACTGGTTCCACTGTTTCTGT AGAAAATGTGGGACTTCTTGGATTGACTCGAGTTGGAAGTCGCAGAGTTGTTCAAATTTCTGCTGGTTTCATGATATTCTTTTCTATGCTTG GGAAGTTTGGGGCTGTTTTTGCATCGATACCTTTCCCGATATATGCGGCACTGTATTGTGTTCTGTTTGGACTTGTAG GCTCCGTTGGATTATCATTTCTTCAGTTCACAAATTTGAATTGTATGAGGAATCTCATTATAACGGGACTATCACTGTTCCTCGGGATATCAATTCCACAATTTTTCAATGAATATTGGTATCCAGCTCGTCATGGTCTTGTTCAAACCAACGCCGGATGG TTCAATGCATTTGTCAATACTATATTCACGTCACCTCCAATGGTGGGGCTAATAGTTGCTGTGTTTCTTGACAACACATTGGATGTGGAGAAAGCAAAGAAAGACCGGGGCATGCCTTGGTGGGTGAAGTTCAGAACTTTCAGAGGTGACAACAGAAACGAAGAATTCTACACGTTGCCATTCAATCTCAACCGGTTCTTTCCTCCTACGTAG